From the genome of Ptychodera flava strain L36383 chromosome 22, AS_Pfla_20210202, whole genome shotgun sequence, one region includes:
- the LOC139122311 gene encoding solute carrier family 35 member G1-like: MLDLESDDDETSGLVGNSSRSNSSTTVLAVVLALVSGVCHATSALFTVFAVNVGFSEFQIIFVSTVAGSLTSLLVVKLGRYSLLVEDSLTTFLLLANGVVMLLGDASYIYAVQWAPLGDTTTIVNASMPVMTAFLSYIILKETWTILDATCAILSIFGIILITCPSFVFDRSSSLNDNFELEAYSLAIFAGLCYSLSPVLIRKMMNTNVFVIIFYQFAVDALLSLPLMYIVENPSGHPGHRVRVI, encoded by the coding sequence ATGTTGGACCTTGAAAGCGACGACGATGAGACAAGTGGGTTGGTGGGGAACTCATCCAGGAGTAACTCATCCACGACTGTACTGGCCGTAGTCCTGGCCCTCGTATCAGGTGTTTGCCATGCAACATCAGCTTTATTTACCGTGTTTGCAGTCAACGTGGGCTTCTCTGAATTCCAGATCATCTTTGTCTCGACAGTGGCCGGATCGCTCACGTCACTCCTGGTTGTAAAGTTGGGGAGGTACAGTCTCCTCGTCGAGGACAGTTTGACGACGTTTTTGCTGCTCGCCAATGGCGTTGTCATGCTGCTTGGGGACGCAAGTTACATTTACGCTGTACAGTGGGCTCCTCTCGGAGATACGACAACTATTGTGAACGCATCAATGCCCGTCATGACGGCTTTCCTTTCCTATATCATCCTCAAGGAGACCTGGACGATATTAGACGCCACTTGTGCAATTTTAAGCATCTTTGGTATAATCCTAATAACCTGTCCCTCGTTTGTCTTCGACCGTTCCTCGTCGCTGAATGACAACTTTGAGTTGGAAGCCTACAGCCTGGCTATATTTGCTGGACTCTGCTACTCGCTTTCCCCGGTACTGATTCGCAAAATGATGAACACTAACGTATTTGTCATCATATTCTACCAGTTCGCCGTTGACGCCCTGCTGAGCTTGCCTCTCATGTACATTGTAGAAAACCCCAGTGGTCATCCGGGCCACAGAGTGCGGGTTATTTGA